The Candidatus Polarisedimenticolia bacterium genome window below encodes:
- a CDS encoding patatin-like phospholipase family protein: protein MSGAERRAALSLVLAGGGITGAMYEFGALQALDHFFSGSFSVNDFDIFVGTSGGAVVAALMANRVPPGDVGRAIIHNTESPLNFKQDDIIEIDWKEMKSSVMKALRVVPALFRFYRRNPKLFSVARALYALEENMPPGLYSLAKYQAYLRRLLSRPECVNSFEQLTRELYIPAIHLDTGDKVLFGTPGWRDVPISDAIAASSALPLYFQPVSLKGLDFVDGGVAGVAHVDMPIERGSRFLVLVNPIIPLHNDPERVAIPTFSGHCSRIRDKGITFVVDQTQRISAREKLALGLERFRAHHPESRIFLIEPPPTDSFMFMENILNYGSRVAMLNYGYRSTARHLRAHFDTYRQAFAAYGIDVSLEGLQEDNPWEPAPSLLVPPEAPAGEAIPEVARAAAGAGENSAA from the coding sequence ATGAGCGGCGCGGAACGTCGCGCCGCGCTCAGCCTGGTGCTCGCCGGGGGCGGCATCACGGGCGCCATGTACGAGTTCGGGGCCCTGCAGGCCCTCGACCATTTCTTCTCCGGCTCGTTCTCCGTCAACGACTTCGACATTTTCGTCGGCACGAGCGGCGGAGCCGTGGTCGCGGCGCTGATGGCCAACCGCGTGCCTCCCGGCGACGTCGGCCGGGCGATCATCCACAACACCGAGTCGCCCCTGAACTTCAAGCAGGACGACATCATCGAGATCGACTGGAAGGAGATGAAATCGTCCGTCATGAAGGCGCTCCGGGTCGTGCCGGCGCTCTTCCGCTTCTACCGCCGCAATCCGAAGCTCTTCTCCGTGGCCCGGGCGCTGTACGCCCTGGAAGAGAACATGCCTCCCGGCCTGTACAGCCTCGCCAAGTACCAGGCGTATCTCAGGCGCCTGCTGTCGCGTCCGGAGTGCGTCAACTCCTTCGAGCAGCTGACGCGCGAGCTCTACATCCCGGCGATCCACCTCGACACCGGGGACAAGGTCCTGTTCGGAACGCCCGGGTGGCGCGACGTGCCGATCTCCGACGCCATCGCGGCGTCCTCCGCCCTGCCCCTCTACTTCCAGCCGGTGAGCCTCAAGGGGCTGGATTTCGTGGACGGCGGCGTGGCCGGCGTGGCGCACGTGGACATGCCGATCGAGCGCGGGTCGCGCTTCCTGGTCCTGGTCAATCCCATCATTCCCCTGCACAACGACCCGGAACGGGTGGCGATACCGACCTTCTCCGGCCACTGCTCGCGCATCCGGGACAAGGGGATCACCTTCGTGGTGGACCAGACGCAGCGGATCTCGGCGCGCGAGAAGCTGGCCCTGGGGCTCGAGCGATTCCGCGCCCACCACCCGGAATCCCGCATCTTCCTGATCGAGCCGCCTCCCACCGACTCGTTCATGTTCATGGAGAACATCCTGAACTACGGCTCGCGCGTCGCCATGCTCAACTACGGCTACCGCTCGACCGCCCGCCACCTCCGGGCGCATTTCGACACCTACCGGCAGGCGTTCGCGGCCTACGGCATCGACGTCTCGCTCGAAGGCCTGCAGGAGGACAATCCCTGGGAGCCGGCCCCCTCCCTCCTGGTGCCGCCCGAGGCCCCCGCGGGAGAGGCGATACCGGAGGTGGCCCGGGCGGCCGCGGGCGCCGGGGAGAATTCCGCCGCATGA